One Dissulfuribacter thermophilus genomic region harbors:
- a CDS encoding DUF2149 domain-containing protein has translation MALSFVGRHRRYRSRELAENDPLSGVANLFDLGLVFMVGLMVMLLSAFRLKDLLDPNAKVTITKEGEKGEVELITKEGKKIRAMKLTGKKGKGRGTKLGTAYRLEDGTMVYVPEVNDDEDN, from the coding sequence ATGGCCCTTAGTTTTGTGGGACGCCATAGAAGGTATCGAAGCAGAGAACTCGCGGAAAACGATCCCCTCTCTGGGGTCGCAAACCTCTTCGATCTGGGACTTGTATTTATGGTGGGGCTCATGGTCATGCTCCTTTCCGCCTTCAGGCTAAAGGATCTACTTGACCCCAACGCCAAGGTCACCATCACAAAGGAGGGAGAAAAGGGAGAGGTGGAGCTCATAACCAAAGAAGGGAAAAAGATTAGGGCAATGAAGCTTACAGGCAAAAAGGGAAAGGGCCGTGGCACAAAGCTTGGTACGGCCTACAGGCTTGAAGATGGGACAATGGTCTATGTCCCAGAGGTGAATGACGATGAAGAT